The following nucleotide sequence is from Arvicola amphibius chromosome 1, mArvAmp1.2, whole genome shotgun sequence.
atgcagacaaaacacccgtaCACAGAATAATCTGGGAAGGGGAGAAGGTGGGTGGAGACAGGCctgtggttaagagaactgcctCCAGCATCCGCAGCGGCTACAATCTACCAGGCCCCTCTGGCTTCAGCTCCTGGAgatacaacaccctcttctggcccctgcatGCACTACACCCGGGGAgtgcacataaatacactcaggcaaagcattcatacacataacatGCAAATAAATCTGAGGCTGGGCcaggtggtgtacacctttaatcccagcactttgaaggtagggcaggcagatagatctctgtgaatttcaggccagccagagctacacagtgagaccctgattcaaaccAAAACGCTGGCACCTGCTCCCATCCTGGTCTAGAGTCATCTGACTACCCTGTCTACTCCCCCAGGGCCACTCACTTTCCCAGCATGCCCCTGCCCTTGGGCTGGACTTTCATCCATTTCCACAGTGGGTGGGCATCGTCCCCATTTACACAGATCTTGCTGTACATGTCAAACTTGACATTGTAGCCGGCTGCAAACTCCTTGATTTCTTGATTACTTCCTGGCTCCTGCGGGTAGTAATAGACTATGGTAAGGTAGATGCccctgcacacagagagagacagatacacacacaaacacagcacccCGACTCTGGGCCACTGCCTGGGGACCGTCACGCACCTGCTTCCCGAACTGGTTGCAGGGGAAGGCCAGGATTCGTAAACCACACTCAGCATATCGGGCATGCAGATCGACTAGCTGAGTGTAGTTTACGTCAGTTTTGCCTCATTGCGAGGCCACGTTGGTGACGATACAAACAAAACCCCTGGGAGAGAAAGAGTAGGAATGAGGTCATTGTCAGGGGAGTCACTTTTTCAGACCGGCCTTGCAACACCCACATAACCAGGCACCCACTTGTACTTATCCAGGCAAATCATGTGCCCGTCGATGTCCTTAGCTGAGAATTCGTGCATGGAGCGCGCACAGCGCCAATCATCACGGGACGCGCACTGTAAAACAGGGAGACTGAGTGTCCTATCCCAGGTTCCCCAGGGACTGAGTACCACACCAACAAAAAGAATGCCCAGGAGCACTGGGCTGCGGGGAAGACAAAGGCTCCTCCCGCTTCCGTGCATCTGCCCCCTTCAGGGCGTTCTAAAAGGAGCTGTGGAGCCCTTAGAAGGTGCTACCAGGGAAGGGGACGGTAGGGGTACCCCTGGCCGCACACCGAGCCCAGGAGCTCGGCGCAGCTGCTGTCCTGAGCAGGCTCCTGCAGTAGAGGCCCGGGATTGAAGGGCCTGGGAGCCGGATTCGTCCGGGGAGGGCGCGCCCTCCTGCGGCGGCACTCTCGAGCTTTCCTCCTCCTCCGAGGGCTCGGGCGCTTCCGAGTATTTCGGGGTCGAGGTTCACGCCGTCGCCGGCCCCCCGGGGACCCGCCACGCTGCCGGCAGCGTCCCGGGTTGCCGGCGGCCGCGCGGCCCATGCCTCCCCGACTGAGAGTCCCGAGGGCAGCGCGGGGACAAAGAGCCGGTAGCCAAGGTGCCGCCGATTGTGACGCACCAGGCCCGGCAGGGCACGGGGCCAGGTCAGAGCCCGCTATGGTGACCCAGACACCGGTTCCCACCCCCAAGGAACCTCCCCGGCCAAGGCCTGACCGCCTTCTGCCCGGGGACTGCCTCCTGGAGTCCGCCTTCCCGCCTGGGTATCCCCCTAGTCTAGCTAACACAACCCCCGATCTCCACCCTGGACACGGGGACCCAACTCCGGACCCTGTCCCCACCAGATCGCTCACACGACCGCTGTGGCTGCCACCCCCCAGGTCCCCGGGGTGCCCACCATGGTGCCTGCGAGGCCTGGAGCAGCCAGGGCCCCGCACAACAGCGCGGGCTTCAGTAAGCGGCTTAGTCGGCACCAGCTCATCGCGGCGGCCGGAGCCACAGCTCCTCCCCTCACACAGCCGACCAATGTGCGCGATGCCAAGCCTGACTTGCCCGCCCTCGGCCACGCCCCCTGACGTCTCTTATTGGGCCAAAAGACGCGCGGCCCCTGCAGCCAATGGGAAGCGGGGCGTGGCTTGAGGGTTTGTTGTTGTCAGCAACTGCGCATGCTCAATGGTGGGAAAGACAGGGAAACGGAGCCGCGTCCTCGCGGATGCGCGTTGGGGGGCCGTGGACAGTTATCCGCGAGGTTGCCTGCGGCGGGGAGGGAGCCAGGGCGCTAAGGGGAGCCAATCCCCTAAACAGCCCCGTTGAGTACGAGAGCTTCCATTTCTACTGGAGAAagagtctcatgtaacccaggcctCATGTAACTCCTGGTCCGAGTCTCTCAGCCCCCTGCGTGCTGGGAACGGGGTGTGTGCCACCCCACgtcccctccatttctctctcttttctcctttttcagagctggtctcatgtagtctaggctacCCTCAAAAACTCACTGTAGCCAGGACAGCAAACTCACGACCCTCCTACCTCCACTTCAGAACTGGGATGACAGATACACAGCACCATGCaatgctgggatggaacccagggcctggagCACGCCAAGTGCGAGCCCTCAGCCCagacacagccccccccccccgcccccagcttgGCACTCACAGCCCCACCCTGTCCCCTGTAGATAACGAGGGAGGCCTGTACAGATTGATTCACGGGAAGATTGGTTTGAGGGGTGTGGCAAGAGGGCTCTGTGAGTAACGTGATTGCCCTGCGAACACCGCAAAGAGCTCCATGCAGACCCCAGCACCGCGTAAGCAGGTACTCGGGGATGCCAAGTCAGGACGGTCAAATGCCCCAAAACAAGatggagccagacatggtggccaCACCCTCAACCCCAacccttggaggcagaggccagcctggtccagtaAGCAAGCTTCAGGTCAGCCACCTCTGTATGACCTCAGAGGtcatacagaaaagaaaagaagccaggggTCTTGAAGGCCTGGGCGAGAAAGTAAAGGCCCCAGAGTTTGCCCCAGGCCTCTAGGCCCAGCACTGCCGGCCTTTGTCCTCCGGGTGAGGAGAGACCTAGCGGTGTGACTCATGAAATTCCTCAGCCCAGCTGCTTGTCCGCCCCACCCCCAGGATTCTAGTCCCTAAACCAGCCCTTTGTCTTCCCTGGAGTAGGCCACCAACACTTGTGTGGAGAGACTCCAAGGTCCCCCTTGGTCTGAGGGCCTCTCCGGTCTCAGGAAGTCAGCTGTTTCCTCCCAGACCCCATTCCCCAGCTCTTCCAGAGCCCTGAGTTTGTCACGTGGTACCTTGAAGTTAGAAAGACCAGTACCTAGAGGCTCGGACTGGCCACGCCCTCTCAGGGTAGCTGGGAGGCTCCAGCTCCCTGCTTACAGTCAGCAGAGAAAAAGGCAGAATTGCGGAGACCTAGGCTCGGGCTGAAGGCGGCCTCTCCGAGGAGGAGCCCCGCCCTGCTCTGGGAGGGACTTGCAGGTGGAATATCTGCTTCTCCCAAAAAACTCCAACTTCACTTTAATTTCACCAACTGGGAAATGAAGTCCTGAGGTCCAGAGGCAACCACAAGAAGCCGCCTAGAAGACCCTGAGAAGCCACTAGCTCCAGGACCAGGACTGAGGTCTGGTTTTCTGGAGACAGGcatcaggtagcccaggctggccgagACCAggtttctcctcctttcccaggCTAACCTGAACTCCCGAGAGCTTTCCAACTCCTGCTTTCCCGGCACTACAATGGGAGCTGCACATCCGCCAGCAGAAGAGACCCGCGAATTAGAAGTTGGCAttgtaggccgggcggtggtggcgcacactagAGTACTCCTCTGCCCCGAGTAGCCGCGGACTGAGGCAGGCCAAACATCTAgtgctgtagaatattagtttaagatgtgctaCTTTCAGGGTTTacgctgtggaacatttgtttaaggaCACAAAAGTGTGTTCATTCTAACAAAACGGAACAGTACAAAACCAGAGCTTGGCCAGTTAGGGTCCATTCCCGTCACAAAAGGAGACAGCCAGATTCACAGCAGTCCTGTCCCCAGAACCAAGGCCCTGGCGGTCACAGGCCAGTCACTGCTGTGCGGGCCAGTCCTGGTCTGACCTTAAACTGACCTTAAAtcccagttttccctccctctcttcctccacagACTCGGACATTATCACTACGCTTTGGCTCAGTACAGATCATTGGACAAAAATTGGAGCATTGGAGCGCAGATTCTAACACCTGccaccacacaaacacagcagGATTCTGTCAGCCAGGGAGGAGCCCTGGCCTGTGCTAGGGCGACTCAGAAGAGTTTtccctcctgtctttctttctttctttctttctttctttctttctttctttctttctctttctttctttctctttctttctttctttctttctctttctttctttctttctttctttctttctttctttctttctttctttctttctttctctttttgattttctgagacagggtttttctgtgtagtcctggctatcctgtaactcactctgtagaccaggctggtcttgaactcaagagatccactggcttctgcctccaagggctgggattaaaggcgtgtgccaccactgaagGGACATGCATGTATTGGAGTGCTCTCTCTCAGACCccagattaggcacaaaccacacccacacacctgttTTCCTTTAttgagcagggaagaaaagtgaaAGTGGCTGCTCTCCCATCCAGCAGCCAGCAACAGCTAGTGACCTTGCAGGTGAaagggaggtctgtgttagaatgggctggggtgtggtggtatatatTTGATTGGGTATGTTAATTTGGTGAAAGAAAgtggggcttttgattgctggacttcagcATGTTTCTAGCTGGACCACGGTCGTCGGCTGCGGCTGCAGGAGAAGGAGGTAGGCAAACGGGAATagaccttgggggctagctttagGAGCCTTGGAGGGGAGCATTGGGGAAGGCAAGGCCTGGCAGAGCCAAGTCTGCTGTGCTCAAGCTGGCTGGAGTCCCTTCGCGTTGGACAGCTGTGTTTAGCACAATGAGCTTATCGGAACTCCAGAACTCCTCTGATTAATCTTAAAATTCTGAACCTTTGAAGTCTTAGTGTAATAACGTCATACAGCATACCGGTGGAAGATTTTCATTTGGAATATACTTTAAGTCACCTTTTTAATCCAATAATAATTCGCCATGAGACACAGGTGGTTGGTAACCGAGAGCATCGTTGTTAAAGAAAGGAATAGTAAGAAAATTACATCAACATTCAGCCAGCGTTTGGGGAGACGGACCTTAGGTCCACCTTAGATCATGGCCAAGTTTCTCCTACCTTCAAGGAGAGAAGGCCCTGGCACTAGTACGCCAATCCCTGCTGAACCCCCTGCAGACATTTAGAGCATGTGAAACTAATTTAGAGTGCTAGAGTGGTATCTTCATGGCTGCAGTGAAGGGAAGTGCTAGagtgtagtaatgagctgcgggcaggcctgctttttgtcccgcccagctcccagccgcctggctagcttatgccccgaaataacaacacacaaactgtattcatttaaacactgcctggcccattagtttcagccttttacatcttgattaatccatatctaataatctgtgtagcaccacgaagtggtgccttattactgggaagattctagcgtatgtccatcttgggccggagcttcatcgcgtctgtctccctgaggagaggcacggtggtctgactaacttcccagcattctgttctgtctactccacccacctaaaggctggcctatcaaatgagccaggcagtttctttattaaccaatgaaatcagctcaaacagaagaccctcccacatcactagaTGTGAAGGTGCAGGGTGGTTTGGTGACCTCTGAGGCAGGGATGTGCTTTGGCATCAGACAGATCGTTGGCCAATGTGGCATCGTTGACTATAGTGCTTGGAGACCGATCCTTACATCCTTACATTTTATCTGAGGTTTTGTTTCAGGCTTTCCTTTGGGACACTAACCAGAAACTTACTAGTTATAAATTCTGGGCCTCAGCCCCTGCATGGTCCACAAGCTCCCATAAGTCACTTAGCCTGTTTCCCTTCACGCTTTCCTCCggcctttatttccttccttccgcGTGTCCTCCGCGTCcagctggctggcagctgc
It contains:
- the Gpx4 gene encoding phospholipid hydroperoxide glutathione peroxidase; its protein translation is MSWCRLSRLLKPALLCGALAAPGLAGTMCASRDDWRCARSMHEFSAKDIDGHMICLDKYKGFVCIVTNVASQUGKTDVNYTQLVDLHARYAECGLRILAFPCNQFGKQEPGSNQEIKEFAAGYNVKFDMYSKICVNGDDAHPLWKWMKVQPKGRGMLGNAIKWNFTKFLIDKNGCVMKRYGPMEEPLVIEKDLPCYL